A single genomic interval of Devosia oryziradicis harbors:
- a CDS encoding response regulator, producing the protein MPKTVMIVEDNELNMKLFNDLLESRGYAVIQTRNGMEALDLARAHHPDLILMDIQLPEVSGLVVTKWLKDDDDLAHIPVIAVTAFAMKGDEERILQGGCEGYISKPISVPHFLETIARYIGPA; encoded by the coding sequence ATGCCAAAGACCGTCATGATCGTTGAGGACAACGAGCTCAATATGAAGCTCTTCAATGATCTGCTGGAATCGCGCGGCTATGCCGTTATCCAGACGCGCAATGGCATGGAAGCGCTCGATCTTGCACGCGCCCACCATCCTGACTTGATCCTGATGGATATCCAACTGCCGGAGGTCTCTGGCCTGGTTGTCACCAAGTGGCTCAAGGATGATGACGATCTGGCTCATATCCCCGTCATCGCCGTCACCGCCTTCGCCATGAAAGGCGACGAGGAGCGAATTCTCCAGGGTGGCTGTGAGGGTTACATCAGCAAGCCGATCTCCGTGCCTCACTTTCTGGAAACTATTGCTCGCTACATTGGGCCGGCCTGA
- a CDS encoding DUF3572 family protein, with product MPRSEKAETSAASLADACLGYLAENPDELLAFMQFAGLDPDTLRRSVGSTGFQRGLIDYFASNEPILLALCANSGMSPEQFMRVWHRLNPSG from the coding sequence GTGCCGCGTTCCGAAAAAGCCGAGACTTCCGCCGCATCCCTGGCTGATGCCTGCCTTGGATATCTCGCCGAAAACCCCGATGAACTCCTGGCCTTCATGCAGTTTGCCGGTCTTGATCCAGACACGCTGCGCAGATCGGTGGGTTCGACTGGTTTCCAGCGCGGTCTCATCGACTATTTTGCCTCAAATGAACCGATTCTGCTCGCCCTCTGCGCAAATTCCGGCATGTCGCCGGAGCAATTCATGCGGGTCTGGCATCGGCTCAATCCATCGGGGTAG
- a CDS encoding DNA polymerase IV encodes MALDWLCRDCLTSGSSASALARCPGCGSPRLLSHAELFQLSTAHVDCDAFYASVEKRDDPSLRDKPLIIGGGTRGVVSTCCYIARQSGVRSAMPMFQARKLCPDAIIIKPNMAKYVAVSRQIRQHMDALTPLVEPLSIDEAFLDLAGTQALHKAPPALVLARFAKTIETELGVTISVGLSHNKFLAKVASDLDKPRGFAIIGKAETLSLLAPKPISLIYGVGKVFAETLRKDGLITIGQLQDEPPENLMRRYGETGARLARLARGEDSRRISSDGEMKTISSETTFNNDISDLDQLSTELLHVTERLSERLKAKNVVGDTVTLKLKSAGFRLRTRARHLMIPTQLANVMYETGRSLLEREVDGTAFRLIGIGVSGIDEADGSDPADLLEPAIARKAAAERAMDRVRNRFGREAVVRGKLYRHKPAPAPAEPDDEQQEGKNR; translated from the coding sequence GTGGCTCTGGACTGGCTCTGCCGCGACTGCCTGACGAGCGGCTCCAGCGCAAGCGCCCTTGCCCGCTGCCCCGGCTGCGGCTCGCCGCGTCTGCTCAGCCATGCCGAGCTGTTCCAGCTATCGACCGCCCATGTCGACTGCGACGCATTCTATGCTTCGGTGGAGAAGCGGGACGATCCCAGCCTGCGCGACAAGCCGCTTATCATCGGGGGCGGTACGCGCGGCGTAGTGTCGACCTGCTGCTACATCGCGCGTCAATCGGGTGTACGCTCGGCCATGCCGATGTTCCAGGCGCGGAAACTCTGTCCCGACGCCATCATCATCAAGCCCAACATGGCCAAGTATGTCGCGGTAAGCCGCCAGATTCGCCAACACATGGACGCGCTGACGCCGCTGGTTGAGCCGCTGTCGATCGACGAAGCCTTCCTTGACCTCGCAGGCACCCAGGCGCTGCACAAGGCCCCGCCAGCACTCGTTCTGGCCCGTTTCGCCAAGACCATCGAGACCGAACTGGGCGTCACCATTTCAGTCGGGCTCAGCCACAACAAGTTCCTGGCCAAGGTAGCGTCCGACCTGGACAAGCCACGCGGTTTTGCGATCATCGGCAAAGCCGAGACCTTATCGCTTCTCGCGCCCAAGCCCATCAGCCTGATTTATGGTGTTGGCAAGGTGTTTGCCGAAACGCTGCGCAAGGACGGCCTGATCACCATCGGCCAGTTGCAGGATGAGCCTCCGGAGAACCTCATGCGCCGCTATGGCGAGACCGGCGCCCGGCTCGCCCGGTTGGCTCGCGGCGAGGATAGCCGACGGATATCGTCTGACGGCGAAATGAAAACCATTTCCTCCGAGACCACATTCAACAATGATATCAGCGATCTCGATCAGCTTTCTACCGAGCTGCTTCATGTGACGGAGCGTCTTTCGGAGCGCCTGAAGGCAAAGAACGTCGTCGGCGACACGGTGACGCTTAAACTCAAATCCGCGGGTTTCCGCTTGCGCACACGCGCCCGGCATCTGATGATCCCAACGCAACTGGCCAATGTGATGTACGAAACCGGCCGCTCGCTACTGGAGCGTGAAGTGGATGGCACTGCTTTCAGGCTGATTGGAATCGGCGTTTCCGGTATCGATGAGGCAGATGGCAGTGATCCAGCCGACCTGCTGGAGCCGGCGATTGCCCGCAAGGCGGCGGCGGAGCGTGCCATGGACAGAGTGCGCAACCGCTTTGGCCGGGAGGCTGTAGTGCGGGGCAAGCTCTACCGACACAAGCCTGCCCCGGCGCCGGCTGAACCAGACGACGAACAACAAGAAGGCAAGAACAGATGA
- a CDS encoding RidA family protein, whose amino-acid sequence MTSPIEKLRELGYELPAAKAPVANYVPVTRTGNLLYVSGQISSNEHGVVTGLLGDTMNVVQGANAAELAALNVLAQIVHIGGVPLEGIKRILKLTVLVASTPEFTEQHLVANGCSNLLVGVLGENGKHARAAFGVASLPFGAAVEIDAVVEV is encoded by the coding sequence ATGACCAGCCCGATCGAAAAGCTCCGCGAACTCGGTTACGAACTGCCCGCAGCCAAGGCGCCGGTGGCCAACTACGTACCCGTTACCCGGACGGGCAACCTGCTCTATGTCTCCGGCCAGATTTCGAGCAATGAACACGGCGTGGTGACGGGACTGCTTGGCGACACCATGAACGTCGTGCAGGGTGCCAATGCCGCCGAGTTGGCCGCTCTCAACGTCCTGGCGCAAATCGTCCATATCGGTGGCGTGCCGCTCGAGGGTATCAAGCGCATCCTCAAGCTCACGGTCCTGGTGGCATCCACTCCCGAATTCACCGAACAGCATCTGGTGGCCAATGGCTGCTCAAACCTGCTGGTGGGCGTGCTGGGCGAGAATGGCAAGCATGCCCGCGCCGCCTTCGGCGTAGCGTCCCTGCCCTTCGGCGCCGCGGTTGAGATCGACGCGGTCGTCGAAGTCTAG
- a CDS encoding glycerophosphodiester phosphodiesterase family protein, translating to MTDPLFPNLIAHRGLHDRANGVIENSASAFEAAIAQGHAIECDIQLSSDGVPFVFHDDDGERLLGMPGAISDRPASELTSTPLLGSSAGDCPQKFTDFLAQIRGRTLLQIELKHQRDTAGTQLLARSVAEALKTYEGPVTVESFDPNLLTAIRQFGFVGPRGIITYDYADASEDVHLTEDQRYTLRHLLHWHETRFDFISCAKDALELPAIVFWRALGKPVTAWTIRTQAEADAARRHADQIVFEGFQPA from the coding sequence ATGACCGATCCCCTGTTTCCCAATCTGATTGCCCATCGCGGACTGCATGATCGCGCCAATGGCGTCATCGAAAACAGCGCAAGCGCCTTTGAGGCTGCGATAGCCCAGGGCCACGCCATCGAATGCGACATTCAGCTCAGCAGCGATGGCGTACCTTTCGTATTCCACGACGATGATGGGGAGCGCCTCCTGGGCATGCCTGGTGCGATTTCCGACAGGCCCGCAAGTGAGCTCACCTCGACCCCGCTGCTGGGTAGTTCTGCCGGTGATTGTCCGCAGAAATTCACCGATTTCCTGGCCCAAATCCGCGGCCGCACGCTGTTGCAGATCGAACTCAAGCACCAGCGCGACACGGCGGGAACGCAGCTTCTGGCCCGGTCGGTAGCTGAGGCACTCAAGACTTATGAAGGCCCCGTGACGGTCGAATCGTTTGACCCGAACCTCCTGACGGCCATCAGACAATTCGGATTTGTCGGTCCGCGCGGCATCATTACCTACGACTATGCCGATGCCAGCGAGGACGTGCACCTCACCGAAGACCAGCGCTATACGCTGCGGCACCTGCTTCATTGGCATGAGACACGGTTCGACTTCATCTCCTGCGCCAAGGATGCGCTGGAGCTGCCCGCCATCGTATTCTGGCGCGCGCTGGGCAAGCCGGTTACCGCATGGACGATCCGCACCCAGGCCGAAGCTGACGCAGCCCGACGCCATGCCGACCAGATCGTTTTCGAAGGCTTTCAGCCTGCGTAG
- a CDS encoding endo alpha-1,4 polygalactosaminidase, translating to MAILLLVVLAGGHAAAHDVRLPHAGGQYDSQLGGAYEPPRGTMIVSRDRSEAPAPGLYNICCVNAFQTQPHETAWWVANHPDLLLRQGAALFEDPNWPGEVLFDTGSADKRASLAAIVGEWIAQCAADGYDAIEADNLDTYSRSDGALSVDDNLAYARLLIDQAHGLGLAFAQKNSGDLGTLGKAAGFDFAIVESCQAYDECDRYMDVYGRSVLAIEYTDTEAANFEMSCAARGRQISVIRRDRNLTMPGEPSYFYQTC from the coding sequence TTGGCCATCCTGCTGCTCGTGGTCCTGGCCGGAGGGCACGCCGCGGCGCATGATGTTCGTTTGCCTCACGCCGGCGGCCAGTACGATTCCCAGTTGGGCGGCGCCTACGAGCCGCCCCGGGGGACAATGATCGTCAGTCGGGATCGGTCTGAGGCGCCAGCCCCTGGGCTTTACAACATCTGTTGTGTGAATGCCTTCCAGACCCAGCCGCACGAGACAGCCTGGTGGGTGGCAAACCATCCCGATCTCCTGCTGCGGCAGGGTGCTGCCCTTTTCGAGGACCCCAACTGGCCTGGTGAAGTCCTGTTCGATACCGGTTCTGCCGACAAACGTGCGTCGCTGGCAGCGATAGTCGGCGAGTGGATCGCGCAATGCGCCGCTGATGGCTACGATGCGATAGAGGCAGATAACCTCGACACCTATTCCCGCTCGGACGGTGCCTTGTCCGTCGATGACAACCTGGCCTATGCCCGTTTGCTGATCGATCAGGCGCACGGTCTCGGACTGGCCTTCGCGCAAAAGAACAGTGGCGATCTGGGTACGCTTGGAAAGGCCGCAGGCTTTGATTTTGCCATCGTCGAATCCTGCCAGGCCTATGACGAGTGCGATCGCTATATGGACGTTTACGGTCGCTCGGTGCTGGCGATCGAATATACAGACACCGAGGCTGCGAACTTCGAAATGAGCTGCGCGGCCCGTGGGCGCCAAATCTCCGTGATCCGACGCGATCGCAATCTTACAATGCCGGGCGAACCATCCTATTTCTATCAGACCTGTTGA
- a CDS encoding GNAT family N-acetyltransferase, with product MADQPTLRATIHATTASIPAAVWNSLAPSTDGRVDNPFLDHAFFAALEDSGCATRRTGWQPQHILLSDDSGQPLGLMPLFLKSHSMGEYVFDHGWANALERAGGSYYPKLQCSVPFTPVTAPKLLVPSGDPAIKAALLSTARQLAIQRNASSVHATFLPSDEAEEIEADGWLKRFDTQFHWHNEGFATFDDFLETLSSRKRKTIRRERRDALADGLTVKWLSGFDLREEHWDAFYAFYEDTGARKWGRPYLNREFFSRLHTTMPHRIVLMLAYDGPEAIAGAINFLGKDRLYGRNWGCTRDVPFLHFELCYYQAIDYAIAHKMDVVEAGAQGEHKLARGYAPATTYSAHWIAHQGLRDAVADFLEHERDAVERNQELLEQFTPFRKGDRTDS from the coding sequence TTGGCTGACCAGCCGACCCTTCGCGCCACCATTCACGCAACGACGGCCAGCATTCCTGCTGCCGTTTGGAATAGTCTTGCGCCGTCCACCGACGGGAGGGTCGACAACCCATTCCTGGATCACGCCTTCTTTGCAGCGCTCGAGGATTCCGGCTGTGCAACCAGGCGCACAGGCTGGCAACCTCAACACATCCTGCTCAGCGACGACAGCGGTCAACCGCTGGGCCTGATGCCGCTGTTTCTCAAGTCCCATTCGATGGGCGAATATGTCTTCGACCACGGCTGGGCCAATGCGCTGGAACGCGCCGGGGGAAGCTATTACCCCAAGCTGCAGTGCTCGGTGCCCTTCACCCCGGTTACGGCGCCCAAATTGCTGGTACCCTCGGGGGATCCGGCGATCAAGGCAGCGCTCCTGTCGACGGCGCGACAGCTGGCGATCCAGCGCAACGCCTCGTCGGTTCATGCCACTTTCCTGCCGTCCGATGAAGCCGAAGAGATCGAAGCAGATGGTTGGCTCAAGCGGTTTGATACGCAGTTCCACTGGCACAACGAAGGCTTTGCCACCTTCGACGACTTCCTCGAAACGCTCTCGTCGCGCAAGCGCAAGACCATCCGCCGCGAACGGCGCGATGCGCTGGCCGACGGCCTCACCGTCAAATGGCTTTCCGGGTTCGATCTGCGCGAGGAGCACTGGGACGCGTTCTACGCATTCTATGAGGATACTGGGGCGCGCAAGTGGGGCCGGCCCTACCTAAACCGCGAGTTTTTCTCACGGCTCCACACGACAATGCCCCACCGCATTGTACTGATGCTGGCCTATGATGGTCCCGAGGCGATAGCGGGTGCCATCAACTTCCTGGGCAAGGATCGCCTTTACGGCCGCAACTGGGGCTGCACGCGGGATGTTCCGTTTCTCCACTTCGAACTTTGCTATTACCAGGCGATCGATTATGCGATCGCCCACAAGATGGATGTGGTAGAGGCCGGAGCCCAGGGCGAGCACAAGCTGGCTCGCGGCTATGCGCCTGCTACCACCTATTCGGCACACTGGATTGCCCATCAGGGCCTGCGCGATGCTGTCGCCGATTTCCTCGAGCACGAACGGGACGCAGTCGAACGGAACCAGGAATTGCTCGAACAGTTCACGCCTTTCCGCAAGGGCGACCGCACGGACAGCTAG
- a CDS encoding HIT family protein, translating into MSYDSSNIFGKILRGEIPAHKVYEDDTALVMMDIFPQSRGHTLVIPKMPSRNLLDADPQVLSAVMPIMQRVAQALKRATGADGIRLAQFNEAAAGQTVFHLHFHLIPAYDGVPLAAHAGGKADDAELGALAKAIAAAL; encoded by the coding sequence ATGAGCTACGACTCGTCCAACATCTTCGGCAAAATCCTGCGTGGCGAAATCCCGGCGCACAAAGTTTACGAAGACGATACCGCGCTGGTGATGATGGACATCTTTCCGCAGTCGCGCGGTCACACGCTGGTCATTCCCAAGATGCCGTCGCGCAACCTGCTCGATGCCGACCCGCAGGTGCTCTCGGCCGTCATGCCGATCATGCAACGGGTTGCCCAGGCACTGAAGCGGGCTACGGGCGCCGATGGCATCAGACTGGCGCAGTTCAACGAGGCCGCTGCCGGGCAGACGGTGTTTCACCTGCATTTTCATCTGATCCCCGCCTATGACGGGGTGCCGCTCGCTGCCCATGCGGGCGGAAAGGCGGATGACGCAGAACTGGGGGCGCTAGCAAAGGCGATTGCGGCCGCTCTCTAG
- a CDS encoding ABC transporter ATP-binding protein, whose protein sequence is MSKPHLLLTDVHRHYGQGDSIVRVLEAANLSVSSGELVALVAPSGAGKSTLLHLSGLLESPQGGEVAIMGIPTSKLGDRGRTQLRRSTVGYVYQFHHLLPEFTALENVSMPQLIAGKSPAEADKRSMELLDLLGVGPRASHRPAELSGGEQQRIAIARAAANHPKVILADEPTGNLDPETSDLVFGALANLIKNEGAAALIATHNHDLARRADRIVTLRGGLVVDHTL, encoded by the coding sequence ATGAGTAAGCCGCATCTGCTTCTGACCGACGTGCACCGCCACTACGGGCAAGGCGACAGCATTGTCCGCGTGCTCGAGGCAGCCAACCTTTCCGTCAGCAGTGGCGAGCTGGTTGCCCTGGTCGCGCCATCTGGAGCCGGCAAGTCGACCCTGCTGCACCTCTCAGGGCTGCTGGAGAGTCCGCAGGGCGGCGAAGTCGCCATCATGGGTATACCCACCAGCAAGCTGGGCGATCGCGGCCGCACGCAATTGCGCCGCTCCACCGTCGGATACGTCTATCAGTTCCACCACCTGCTGCCCGAGTTCACGGCACTCGAGAATGTATCGATGCCACAGCTGATCGCCGGAAAGTCACCCGCCGAGGCCGACAAGCGATCAATGGAACTGCTGGACCTGCTGGGCGTCGGCCCGCGCGCCAGCCATCGACCGGCAGAACTGTCGGGCGGTGAGCAGCAGCGCATTGCCATTGCTCGCGCCGCCGCCAATCACCCCAAGGTGATCCTTGCGGACGAGCCGACCGGCAATCTTGATCCGGAAACCAGTGACCTGGTGTTCGGTGCCCTGGCCAACCTCATCAAGAACGAGGGCGCCGCGGCACTGATCGCCACGCACAACCACGATCTGGCGCGGCGGGCAGACCGGATCGTGACGCTGAGGGGCGGACTGGTAGTCGATCACACTTTGTGA
- a CDS encoding ABC transporter permease yields the protein MTDTAPPLLNKGTRAFSRFEWMIAGRYLRARRKEAFISVIASLTMVGVAIGVATLIVVMSVMNGFRAELLTKILGLNGHFTAYPIEREFTDYKETVAALEQVDGVSFAVYFVEGQVLASGRGSSTGVTVRGMDEENLKKLKLLYNSPEQGGWDQWDESKGVAIGYRLAETLGVNLGDQVQIINPDGAMTPFGSTPQIKSYPVNVIFDLGMVEFDSFFMYMPLEPAQDYFKLTKEVLKPGVQLPQQGPLDPPLSNEELEQYYDRIGQASAAEIFIDDPDNIAVMRQRLQADASARPLILTDWQQRNETFFSALQVERVVMFTILSMIILVAAFNIISSLIMLVKDKSSDIAVLRTMGATRGSIMRIFSITGTTIGVIGTMSGVVLGLIVAANAETLRAFVSNTLGVAIFPPEIFFLSSLPSKTDPVEVAVVICLALGLSFLATLYPAWRAAQYDPVEALRYE from the coding sequence TTGACCGATACGGCGCCGCCTCTGCTGAACAAGGGCACGCGCGCCTTTTCGCGCTTTGAGTGGATGATTGCCGGGCGCTACCTGCGTGCCCGCCGCAAGGAAGCCTTCATCTCAGTCATCGCCAGTCTCACGATGGTGGGTGTTGCCATCGGCGTCGCGACGCTGATCGTGGTGATGTCGGTGATGAATGGCTTCCGGGCCGAACTGCTGACAAAGATACTCGGGCTCAACGGCCATTTCACTGCCTATCCGATCGAGCGGGAGTTCACCGACTACAAGGAAACGGTTGCGGCGCTCGAGCAGGTCGACGGGGTGAGCTTTGCGGTCTACTTCGTCGAAGGGCAGGTGCTGGCCTCGGGGCGAGGCAGTTCCACCGGCGTGACCGTGCGCGGCATGGACGAGGAAAACCTCAAGAAGCTCAAGCTGCTCTACAACAGCCCGGAGCAGGGAGGCTGGGACCAGTGGGACGAGAGCAAGGGCGTCGCCATCGGCTACCGTCTTGCCGAAACGCTTGGCGTGAACCTGGGTGACCAGGTGCAGATCATCAATCCCGATGGTGCGATGACACCTTTCGGCTCGACGCCGCAGATCAAGTCCTATCCGGTCAACGTCATCTTCGATCTTGGCATGGTCGAGTTCGACAGCTTCTTCATGTACATGCCGCTGGAGCCGGCGCAGGACTATTTCAAGCTGACCAAGGAAGTGCTGAAGCCTGGCGTCCAACTGCCACAACAAGGGCCTCTCGATCCGCCGCTCAGCAACGAAGAGCTTGAGCAGTATTACGATCGCATCGGGCAGGCATCGGCCGCCGAAATCTTCATCGATGATCCCGACAACATTGCCGTCATGCGCCAGCGTTTGCAGGCCGACGCTTCGGCGCGGCCGCTGATCCTGACGGACTGGCAGCAGCGCAACGAGACGTTCTTCTCCGCACTGCAGGTTGAGCGCGTCGTGATGTTCACGATCCTTTCGATGATCATCCTGGTCGCCGCATTCAACATCATTTCCAGCTTGATCATGCTGGTGAAGGACAAGAGCTCCGATATCGCGGTGCTGCGCACGATGGGCGCCACGCGCGGTTCAATCATGCGGATTTTTTCCATTACGGGTACCACGATCGGGGTGATCGGCACGATGAGCGGTGTCGTGCTTGGTCTCATCGTTGCGGCCAATGCGGAGACCTTGCGCGCTTTCGTGTCCAACACGCTGGGCGTGGCCATCTTCCCGCCGGAAATCTTCTTCTTGTCGTCGCTGCCATCCAAAACCGATCCGGTCGAGGTCGCGGTGGTCATCTGCCTTGCGCTCGGCCTGAGTTTCCTCGCGACGCTCTACCCGGCCTGGCGCGCTGCGCAATACGATCCGGTCGAGGCCCTGCGCTATGAGTAA
- the proS gene encoding proline--tRNA ligase, with product MRLSRYFLPVLRDVPKEAEIVSHRLMLRAGMIRQQASGLYSWLPLGYKVLMKVQKIIEEEQNRSGAIQLLMPTIQSADLWRESGRYDAYGKEMLRIEDRHEREFLYGPTNEEMITDIFRSYVKSYKDLPLNLYHIQWKFRDEVRPRFGTMRSREFLMKDAYSFDLSKEAAVAAYERMFVAYLRTYARMGLTAIPMRADTGPIGGDLSHEWIVLADTGESQVFCDRRLLDKAIPGADTDFRGDLNPIFNDWTSLYAATEEMVDMAEYEAAVPEEHRVSARGIEVGHIFYFGTKYSDPMKATVTGPDGKEITVHMGSYGIGPTRLVPALIEAFHDDAGIVWPVSVAPFEAVLINLKAGDAACDVACNKLYDELTAAGVDMLYDDRDQGAGAKFTTADLIGIPYQIILGPRGLAAGEAEIKHRKTGERETLPIADAVARLKSLIEPQRKTDI from the coding sequence ATGCGCCTGTCTCGCTACTTTTTGCCGGTGCTGCGCGACGTCCCCAAGGAAGCCGAAATCGTCTCGCACCGTCTTATGCTCCGTGCCGGCATGATCCGCCAGCAGGCCTCCGGTCTCTATTCCTGGCTGCCGCTCGGCTACAAAGTGCTGATGAAGGTGCAGAAGATCATCGAGGAGGAGCAGAACCGCTCCGGCGCCATCCAACTGCTGATGCCGACTATCCAGTCGGCTGACCTGTGGCGCGAGTCTGGCCGCTATGACGCCTATGGCAAGGAGATGCTGCGCATCGAAGATCGCCATGAGCGCGAATTCCTCTATGGCCCGACCAACGAGGAGATGATCACTGACATCTTCCGTAGTTACGTGAAGTCCTACAAGGACCTGCCGCTGAACCTCTACCATATCCAGTGGAAGTTCCGCGACGAGGTGCGCCCGCGCTTCGGCACGATGCGCTCCAGAGAATTCCTGATGAAGGACGCCTATTCCTTCGATCTGTCCAAGGAAGCCGCAGTGGCGGCCTATGAACGCATGTTCGTGGCGTATCTGCGCACCTACGCGCGCATGGGCCTGACCGCCATTCCTATGCGCGCCGATACCGGCCCTATCGGCGGCGACCTCAGCCACGAGTGGATCGTGCTGGCCGATACCGGCGAGAGCCAGGTGTTCTGCGACCGCCGCCTGCTCGACAAGGCCATCCCGGGCGCCGATACCGATTTCCGCGGCGACCTCAATCCGATCTTCAATGATTGGACGTCGCTCTATGCCGCGACCGAGGAAATGGTCGATATGGCCGAGTACGAAGCGGCTGTTCCCGAGGAACATCGTGTTTCTGCACGCGGTATCGAAGTCGGCCATATTTTCTACTTTGGCACCAAGTATTCCGATCCCATGAAGGCGACCGTCACCGGTCCCGACGGCAAGGAAATCACCGTGCATATGGGTTCCTACGGCATTGGCCCAACGCGCCTGGTTCCGGCGCTGATTGAGGCGTTCCACGACGATGCGGGCATCGTCTGGCCGGTCTCGGTGGCGCCTTTCGAAGCCGTGCTGATCAATCTCAAGGCCGGCGACGCCGCCTGCGATGTGGCTTGCAACAAGCTCTATGATGAGCTGACGGCCGCAGGCGTCGACATGCTCTACGACGACCGCGATCAGGGCGCCGGCGCCAAGTTCACGACCGCGGACCTGATCGGCATTCCCTACCAGATCATTCTGGGGCCGCGGGGCCTTGCAGCAGGCGAAGCGGAGATCAAGCACCGCAAGACTGGCGAGCGCGAGACGCTGCCGATCGCCGATGCGGTCGCGCGCCTCAAGAGCCTCATCGAACCGCAGCGAAAGACCGACATTTGA
- a CDS encoding MmcQ/YjbR family DNA-binding protein, with amino-acid sequence MADGADLRRMVLALPDTTEAPHFDRAAFRADRIFVTLDASESTANFKFTPDEQEFKCQLAPDLFAPVNNAWGRSGWTTMTLGPASEDDLRAALEMAHAHAVGKPKRKR; translated from the coding sequence ATGGCAGATGGCGCAGACCTCAGGCGCATGGTACTTGCCCTGCCTGACACAACCGAAGCACCGCACTTCGACCGCGCGGCCTTTCGCGCAGACCGCATCTTTGTCACGTTGGATGCCAGCGAAAGCACCGCCAACTTCAAGTTCACGCCGGACGAGCAGGAGTTCAAATGCCAGCTGGCGCCAGACTTGTTCGCGCCGGTGAACAATGCCTGGGGCAGGAGCGGATGGACGACGATGACCCTGGGACCGGCCAGCGAGGACGATTTGCGCGCCGCGCTCGAAATGGCGCATGCACATGCCGTGGGCAAGCCCAAGCGCAAGCGCTAG
- a CDS encoding DUF1467 family protein → MQIGSIIAVFFVIWWLTFVAVLPIGNRSQHEAGEVVAGTDPGAPVAPRLVRKVLLATVLAIALTALLLWGLTNETLHHYWNR, encoded by the coding sequence ATGCAGATCGGCTCCATCATCGCCGTCTTCTTCGTTATCTGGTGGCTCACCTTCGTGGCCGTCCTGCCCATCGGCAACCGTAGCCAGCACGAAGCGGGGGAGGTCGTCGCCGGCACCGATCCCGGGGCGCCGGTAGCACCGCGACTTGTCCGCAAGGTGCTCCTTGCCACGGTTCTCGCCATTGCCCTGACGGCGCTGCTGCTGTGGGGCCTCACCAATGAGACCCTGCACCACTACTGGAACCGCTAG